From the Streptomyces sp. SN-593 genome, the window AGCCCCATGGTGCGGTCGATCAGCGCCGTCAGCTCCTCGTCCCGGCCGTGCTCGATCCAGTACATCGTGGTCTCGTGCAGCGCCCCGAACACGGCCGTGGTGAAGACCCGGACCTCCAGGGCGTCCGCCGGGCGGCCGGTGCGCTCCGCGATGATCCCGCCGAGCAGCCGCCCGGTGGTCGACATCGACTCGTGGGCGCGGGCGCGGATCGCCGGCACGTCGCGGACCAGTTCCTCGCGCCGGATCAGCTCCTCGCGCGCCTGCGGGTCGTGGAGCATCTGCCGCAGCACCTCGTGCATGACGTGCCGCACCGAGACCAGGGGCGGTTCGTCGACCGGCCGGGCCCGCAGGACGTCCGCCATGTCGTCGTCGTACTCGTCCGTGAGGACGATGTCCTCCTTGGTGGGGAAGTAGCGGAAGACGGTGCTCGGCGACACGTCCGCCTCGGCCGCGATCCGGTCGACCGGCGTCGCGTCGTACCCCTGCTCGGCGAAGAGCCGGTAGGCGGCGGTGCGGATGGCCTGGCGGGTGCGGACCTTCTTGCGCTCCCGCAGGCCGGGCGCGGGCGGTTCGGCGGGGGACGTACGAGGGCACATGCCGCTCATTGTCGGGCATCGGCGGCCCGCGCGGCCACGGGGGCGGCCGGCTCCGGCCGCGTCCCGTGCCCGTCGCCGCCGCCCTTCGCGCCGGTCTCCGCCCCGTCCGGCCGGCCGGGCAGGAGGAGTGCGACGAGTGCGGCGGCGGCCAGCGCGGCACCGCCGCAGACCACGAGCGCGACGTCCATGCCGTGCACGTACGCGGCGTTCGCGGCGGAGGCGAGCGCGCGGTCGCCGAGCGAGGCGGCCACGCCGTGCGCGCCGACCACGGAGTCCCGGGCGGTGCGGGCCGCCGAGCCGGTCAGCCCGGTGGTGCCGAGCCGGTCGCGGTAGCCCGCCGCCAGCACGCTGCCGAGGATCGCCACGCCGACGGCCGAGCCGGTCTGCCGCAGCGTCTGGAGCAGCCCGGAGCCGCTGCCGGCCCGGTCCCGGGGCAGCGCGCCGAGCGCGCCGTCCATCGAGGGCACGATCGCCAGGCCGAAGCCGAGCCCGGCCACCGGCTGCCAGGTCGCGGACAGGCCGAAGCCGTCGCCGCTGCCGGTGGTGGCGCCGAGGAAGGCCGCCGCGGCGAGCAGCAGCAGCCCGGTGCTGATCACCGGACGGGGACCGAACCGCCGCACCAGGGCGCCGCTGAGCCGGGCGGCGACCATGAGGCCGCCCATCATCGGCAGCAGCCGCAGTCCGGTGCCGAACGCGTCGTGGCCGAGCACGGTCTGGAGGTAGGACGGCAGCACGAACAGCAGCCCGGTGAGGATGAAGCTGACCAGGGTCGCGGCGACCGCGTTCCACAGGAAGCCGCGCTGGCGCAGCAGCGACAGGTCCAGCATCGGCCGCGCCACGCCGCGCTCGCGCAGCACCAGCGTGGTCAGCAGCAGCACCGACGCGGCCAGCGCGCCCAGCACCAGCGGGTCGGCCCAGCCGCGGTCGGGCGCCTCGATGATGCCGTAGACCAGGGCGCCCAGGCCC encodes:
- a CDS encoding TetR/AcrR family transcriptional regulator — encoded protein: MSGMCPRTSPAEPPAPGLRERKKVRTRQAIRTAAYRLFAEQGYDATPVDRIAAEADVSPSTVFRYFPTKEDIVLTDEYDDDMADVLRARPVDEPPLVSVRHVMHEVLRQMLHDPQAREELIRREELVRDVPAIRARAHESMSTTGRLLGGIIAERTGRPADALEVRVFTTAVFGALHETTMYWIEHGRDEELTALIDRTMGLLRAGLEFPRG
- a CDS encoding MFS transporter → MSAPSATPATAPPGAAAPGTDPRRWLALGALVASTLVLSFDMTILNVALPSMAGQIHAGTGDMQWIVDSYTVVFAAAMLPAGLLGDRFGRRRMLVAGLVVFLAGSLVGTLAHSPGTVIAARTVMGVGGAFVMPLALSVIPSLFGPADRPKAVAITSTAMALGMPLGPIIGGALLARFWWGSVFLINIPLVAISIVACLLLLPETRDPAAPRVDPIGTVCAAAGLGALVYGIIEAPDRGWADPLVLGALAASVLLLTTLVLRERGVARPMLDLSLLRQRGFLWNAVAATLVSFILTGLLFVLPSYLQTVLGHDAFGTGLRLLPMMGGLMVAARLSGALVRRFGPRPVISTGLLLLAAAAFLGATTGSGDGFGLSATWQPVAGLGFGLAIVPSMDGALGALPRDRAGSGSGLLQTLRQTGSAVGVAILGSVLAAGYRDRLGTTGLTGSAARTARDSVVGAHGVAASLGDRALASAANAAYVHGMDVALVVCGGAALAAAALVALLLPGRPDGAETGAKGGGDGHGTRPEPAAPVAARAADARQ